A stretch of Saccharomyces cerevisiae S288C chromosome IV, complete sequence DNA encodes these proteins:
- the PMT5 gene encoding putative dolichyl-phosphate-mannose-protein mannosyltransferase PMT5 (Protein O-mannosyltransferase; transfers mannose residues from dolichyl phosphate-D-mannose to protein serine/threonine residues; acts in a complex with Pmt3p, can instead interact with Pmt2p in some conditions; target for new antifungals), whose translation MNKEHLLKVDPIPDVTIKRGPLRSFLITKPCDNLSSLRTVTSSKEKLLVGCLLIFTAIVRLHNISLPNSVVFGENEVGTFVSQYVNNIFFTDVHPPLVAMLYATVSSVFGYKGLFNYGNIGTEYTANVPYVAMRFFSATLGIVSVLVLYLTLRVSGVKIAVAAICAVCFAIENSFVTLSRFTLIEGPFVFFMACAVYFFRRSELYLPNSCKANKSLLAASIALGFAVSSKWAGLFTIAWAGIIVLWRVWFMIGDLSRPIGSSIKYMAFQFTCLLAIPAFIYFLIFSVHIKTLNVNGISSSFFPAEFRKTLKYNNVIKETVAEVAVGSAVSLNHVGTAGGYLHSHLHNYPAGSMQQQVTLYPHIDQNNKWIIELAEHPNENVTSFQNLTDGTIIKLRQLKNGCRLHSHDHKPPVSQNADWQKEVSCYGYEGFEGDINDDWIIEIDKKRSEPGPAQEHIRAIETKFRLKHYLTGCYLFSHPEKLPEWGFGQQEVTCAYFAREDLTSWYIEENENEISLPNPEKVSYKKMSFWQKFVAIHKFMFYLNNYMDTSHAYSSEPKTWPLMLRGIDFWNENGREVYFLGNAVLWWSVTAFICTFIIGVAVELLAWKLGVNILRDKHIINFHYQVFQYLLGFAAHYFPYFFVGQKLFLYDYLPAYYFGILAFGHALDLISTYISNKRNNTGYIVVAIFMVVCFYFFSEHSPLIYATGWSSNLCKRSKWLGSWDFYCNSLLLSDSHYELNAES comes from the coding sequence AACGCGGCCCTTTGAGGTCTTTTCTCATAACAAAACCCTGTGATAATTTGAGTTCATTACGAACAGTTACTTCATCTAAGGAAAAGCTTCTAGTTGGCTGTTTGCTGATATTTACTGCCATCGTAAGGCTACACAATATCTCCCTGCCAAATAGTGTTGTTTTTGGTGAAAATGAAGTTGGTACATTTGTTTCTCAATACGTGAACAACATATTCTTCACCGATGTTCATCCTCCTTTAGTGGCAATGCTATATGCAACCGTGTCCTCTGTTTTTGGTTATAAAGGGCTTTTCAATTATGGGAACATTGGTACTGAATACACGGCAAACGTTCCATACGTCGCGATGAGGTTCTTTTCTGCTACTTTGGGCATCGTGTCCGTTTTGGTATTATACTTAACGTTACGAGTTTCTGGCGTGAAAATTGCGGTAGCTGCCATTTGTGCAGTATGTTTTGCAATTGAAAACTCCTTTGTAACGTTGTCTCGTTTCACCTTGATAGAGGGAccctttgtttttttcatgGCATGTGCAGTTTATTTCTTTAGAAGATCGGAACTTTATTTGCCAAATTCATGTAAAGCAAACAAGTCATTACTTGCTGCGAGCATTGCATTGGGATTTGcagtttcttcaaaatgGGCTGGCCTCTTCACCATCGCATGGGCTGGTATTATTGTCCTTTGGAGAGTATGGTTCATGATTGGTGATTTGTCAAGACCCATTGGTTCTTCTATCAAATATATGGCGTTCCAGTTTACCTGTCTATTAGCTATTCCTGCCTTCATCtattttctcattttcagCGTGCATATTAAGACATTAAACGTGAATGGTATTAGTAGTAGCTTTTTTCCCGCTGAGTTTagaaaaactttaaaataCAACAACGTTATTAAAGAGACTGTGGCAGAAGTTGCAGTGGGTTCCGCTGTTTCACTGAATCATGTTGGAACGGCAGGTGGTTACTTGCATTCTCATCTTCACAATTATCCGGCTGGTTCCATGCAACAACAAGTTACTTTGTATCCTCACATCGACCAAAATAACAAATGGATTATTGAGCTGGCTGAACATCCAAATGAAAATGTCACaagtttccaaaatttAACCGACGGTACCATAATTAAATTAAGACAGCTTAAGAACGGCTGCAGGTTACACTCACATGACCACAAACCTCCAGTTTCTCAAAATGCGGATTGGCAAAAAGAGGTGTCATGTTATGGATACGAGGGCTTCGAAGGTGATATAAATGATGATTGGATAATTGAAATCGATAAAAAGAGATCAGAGCCGGGACCTGCCCAGGAACATATTAGGGCTATTGAAACCAAATTTAGGCTGAAGCATTATCTAACTGGTTGTTACTTATTTTCACATCCTGAAAAGCTACCTGAGTGGGGATTCGGGCAGCAGGAAGTTACGTGTGCATACTTTGCAAGGGAAGACTTAACTTCATGGtatattgaagaaaacgaaaacGAAATTTCTTTGCCAAATCCAGAGAAGGTTTCTTATAAGAAAATGAGCTTTTGGCAGAAGTTTGTTGCTATCCACAAGTTCATGTTCTACCTTAACAATTATATGGATACTAGTCATGCCTACTCATCTGAACCAAAGACTTGGCCTCTTATGTTGCGTGGTATTGATTTTTGGAATGAAAATGGCAGAGAGGTGTACTTTTTAGGTAACGCTGTTTTGTGGTGGTCTGTCACAGCATTTATTTGCACGTTCATCATTGGAGTGGCTGTTGAGCTTCTTGCTTGGAAATTAGGTGTGAATATTCTACGGGATAAGCACATCATAAATTTCCACTATCAGGTCTTTCAGTACTTATTAGGCTTTGCCGCCCACTATTTCCCTTACTTCTTTGTGGGGCAAAAGTTATTTTTGTACGATTATTTGCCGGCCTATTATTTTGGTATCCTAGCATTTGGTCATGCTTTAGACCTGATTTCAACCTATATTTCtaacaaaagaaacaatactGGATATATAGTGGTGGCTATTTTCATGGTTGTATGTTTCTATTTCTTCAGCGAGCATTCTCCACTTATTTATGCTACTGGATGGTCGAGTAACCTGTGTAAGAGGTCCAAGTGGTTAGGAAGCTGGGACTTTTATTGCAATTCACTATTACTATCCGATAGCCACTATGAATTAAACGCTGAATCATGA
- the SRP14 gene encoding RNA-binding signal recognition particle subunit SRP14 (Signal recognition particle (SRP) subunit; interacts with the RNA component of SRP to form the Alu domain, which is the region of SRP responsible for arrest of nascent chain elongation during membrane targeting; homolog of mammalian SRP14) gives MANTGCLSPGAFLSKVPEFFQTANEKHITVRLTAKRLIEHDPVEGNLEFDSTNHPDYDVSKKASEISVSSRSDREYPLLIRMSYGSHDKKTKCSTVVKASELDQFWQEYSSVFKGGMQNLIKKKKKKSKNGTISKTGKKNKVAKKN, from the coding sequence ATGGCAAATACTGGCTGTTTATCACCAGGTGcatttttatcaaaggTTCCAGAATTTTTCCAGACTGCGAATGAAAAACATATAACTGTGCGTCTAACGGCCAAAAGACTCATAGAACACGATCCTGTGGAAGGGAATCTTGAATTTGATTCTACCAACCATCCTGACTATGATGTATCTAAAAAGGCTTCTGAAATTTCAGTTAGCTCAAGATCTGACAGAGAATACCCACTATTAATCAGAATGTCTTATGGCTCGCATgacaagaaaacaaaatgcTCAACAGTGGTAAAAGCAAGTGAGTTAGATCAATTTTGGCAAGAGTATTCATCTGTATTTAAGGGGGGCATGCAGAATTTgatcaagaagaagaaaaagaagagtaAGAACGGTACCATCAGTAAGacaggaaagaaaaacaaggTAGCGAAGAAAAACTGA